The DNA window AGAACGAAGAAGATCGTTTACTGTCTTTACCGGGTTAAAAGTAGAAATCGGAACTTCAACAAAGACTGTATTCCAGTCACTCATCGCTCCGTTCCAAAGACCGGGAAGTTCCATAGCACGAAGCTCTTTACCATGACTCGACTTAGAAGAAATAAAGCCTGTAGCGGGATCGACATACTCGGGCAGATTGAATTTCTTCCCATGAATATCCTTTATATAGCAGACCAGATCAACAGGATTGAAATGGGTTGCTGAAGCCATCATTTTCTGATACTCTTCATTGTTCGGATCAACCTGATTGCTCTCGAGAATCTGCGGCGAAGTAGAGCCATCTGTATTATATGCGATAAACGGACCGCCGCCCGGCTCTCCTTCATTCTTCACCATACCGCACACGCGCAACGGACGGTCAAGTTTCTCGCGGATATAGGCCACCACACTGTCGTCGTCCATGCTTTCAAGTTTGGCATCGCTTACGTTCAACACATTGTTGAGATAGTCAAGCATGCGTTTGATGTCATCCTTGGTATATATCTTCTCATCAATGGCAAGAAGATCTTCTTCAATCTGGTCATGAACCTGAAGCAGAAGTCCACCGAGCACTTCCTTAAAGCGCACAGTATCGCCACGTTTGGAATCAGGAACGACATTGTCAATGTTCTTGATGAAAACAACAGCAGATTCCATATCGTTAAGATTCTGAATCAGAGCGCCATGCCCCCCGGGGCGGAAAAGAAGATGTCCATTCTCCATAAAAGGAGTATTGTCGGGGTTTACGGCTATTGTATCGGTCGACGGCTTCTGCTCGCTCATCGTAACATTGAATTTCACGCCGGTGCGTTCCTCTGTGGCAGGAATAACTTCGGCAAGTTTCTCCTCAAAAAGTTTACGATGGTTTGCTGAAACAGTGAAATGGAGATTGACAATGCCCTTGGAGTTTGCCGCTGTCTGCGCACCCTCTGTCAGATGTTCCTCAATCGGAGTGCGAGAGCCGTCAGGATAAGTATGGAATTTTAACAGTCCCTTGGGAAGACCGCCATAGTTCATACCTTCCGGATTTACTATCGCTGCAATGATGTCACGGTTACGTCCTTCGGCAAGGAGCTCATCAAGCGACTTGTTATAAAGCCTGCCGGCTGTCTCGCGAAGTTCAGGAAGGAACGGAAGCTTATCAATTTCTGCAATCAGTTTTGCAACCGGAGTTCCTTCTTTAAGTTCGTCTGTCCCTCCATCAACATATTCAAACAACGCTTTAAACATTCGTGAAGCCGCACCCGAGGCAGGCACAAACTTGCAGACTTCGCCACCGTGTTCGAGATATTCGTT is part of the Duncaniella dubosii genome and encodes:
- a CDS encoding DUF4301 family protein; this translates as MLRPEDLELLKNKGISEAEVESQLKRFVTGFPYLKISDAARVGAGIFRLDDEEIDAALERWNEYLEHGGEVCKFVPASGAASRMFKALFEYVDGGTDELKEGTPVAKLIAEIDKLPFLPELRETAGRLYNKSLDELLAEGRNRDIIAAIVNPEGMNYGGLPKGLLKFHTYPDGSRTPIEEHLTEGAQTAANSKGIVNLHFTVSANHRKLFEEKLAEVIPATEERTGVKFNVTMSEQKPSTDTIAVNPDNTPFMENGHLLFRPGGHGALIQNLNDMESAVVFIKNIDNVVPDSKRGDTVRFKEVLGGLLLQVHDQIEEDLLAIDEKIYTKDDIKRMLDYLNNVLNVSDAKLESMDDDSVVAYIREKLDRPLRVCGMVKNEGEPGGGPFIAYNTDGSTSPQILESNQVDPNNEEYQKMMASATHFNPVDLVCYIKDIHGKKFNLPEYVDPATGFISSKSSHGKELRAMELPGLWNGAMSDWNTVFVEVPISTFNPVKTVNDLLRSAHQQ